The genomic segment TTACAGGTACAACTGTCTCCTGAATGTTTCCAACTCTATTCTAACCTGTCCTAACAAGAATGAATGAACCCAACCAACGTCTAGGACATTAggataaatcacatttttggaGTACAATCTTTTGAAGcacaatcattttaaaatgtggtattaaaaaaatctatattattATCAAATAATTATTGGTAGGAGCATATTTATCTCTAAAAGAACGCCTACAGTCGGAAGTGTTGATATAGGAGTAATATCACCATACATGCACCAACTGGAAATCCCCTTTAAAGTTGTCAAGGAAGAAAAGTGAAGTGCAGGCTCACTTAAAAGTTTATGTATATTGCGCTCTACAATGTTATAAACATAATGGTGATGCATAACATGAGCCTTTGACATGACTACATTAACAAACAGCTAATAATGTGTTGCTAAAGTTCGATAAACCTTAGCTCTGAGAAAGCTACTTTATGAAATCTTATCTTGTAAGTTACCAATAATCAGCTACGTCTGGCTGATACCccttgaaaaccacagcaaaatGACGAAATTAGCAGTatcagacactttttttatgTATCAAAAATTAGCACACAATGCATATATCACACTGGTATATATGAAACCATTAGAAGAAGATCAACCTTTTCTTTTGGGGAACTTACAAATCACTGTTTGCGCCAAAACAGTGGATCCACTGGTGTTAGAGGATCAAATGTaagtttaaatgaatgaaagtaaAACAGTATAAAACTTGTTTCCCTTTGCTGCAGGTCTGGGGTTAGCCCTGAACTTTCAGCCATCGCTGATAATGCTTAACCGCTACTTCAGTGAGAAGCGCCCTCTGGCCAATGGGCTGTCAGCAGCGGGAAGTCCTGTAGCGCTTTGCTGCCTATCACCACTGGGCCAGGTCCTCCAGTATCAGTATGGATGGAGGGGGGGCTTTCTAATCTTGGGTGGCATTCTACTTAACTGCTGTGTGTGCGGAGCCCTGATGAGGCCTCTGGCCGCCCCCAAAACCCTCAAGGCCAAGGATGTGGAACAGGACAAGGAAGAGGGATCAGTGggagcagagaagaagcagcagcccAAAGCCAAACTGCTGGACTTCTCTGTCTTTAAAGACTGTGGTTTTCTCATCTACACTGTAGCAGCGTCCATCATGGTCCTGGGGCTGTTTGTGcctccagtgttttttgtgAGTTATGCTAAGGAGCTGGGGAATGAGGATACCAAATCAGCCCTGCTGCTCACTATCCTGGGAttcattgacatttttgctcGACCCACGTGTGGTGTGATTGCCGGACTGAAATGGGTTCGGCCTCGTTGCGTCTACTTCTTCAGCTTTGCTTTGATCTGCAATGGAGTCACCGACCTGATTGGGTCACAGGTATGGCTTTCTATGAACCTAAAGGGAAATGTTTAGCCCACGGATATAAATCCTAAACACGTTTGCTCTTCCTTCCTAATTTGTTCCCAGGCCAAGGACTATTCATCGCTGGTGATCTTCTGCATCTTCTTTGGACTCTCCTATGGCATGGTGGGAGCCCTGCAGTTTGAGGTTCTCATGACAATAGTTGGCACTGAGAAGTTCTCCAGTGCCATTGGCCTGGTCCTGCTCATCGAGGCCATTGCTGTGCTGGTGGGACCACCTGGTGCAGGTCAGTTAGCACCAAAActaccacatgcacacactggaCCAAAGTGTCCAATCTATACCTGTACCTGGAGAATCATGCTTAGGGGCTAGACCTTAAGGGTCCTAGTCAAGTCCTAGTTACAGTTCTTATATTTGGGTTAATGTAGGTTATCTCATCCATTGCATTGGTTTACTCAGTCCAATAGCGACTTGACACATATGCATCCACGTAACCAACTGCATGTGACGTGAACCCCAGACTCATTGGTGTCACAGTCCTGCCCTGTGTCTAGTAAAACAACTGATCATAATCCAGACAGTTTTTTTGGATTAATTAAATGTCTATTTCAATTAGCATTGGAGcatctcaaaaataaaaataaaattctgcaTTTTGTGCCTCTTTCATTTTGTTCCCTGTGTCTCCCTCCATCTTGTCTTAGGCCGGCTTCTTGATGCCACCAAGAACTACATGTGGGTCTTCCTGCTGGCAGGAAGTGAGGTGGTCCTCTCGGCTTTGGTTCTGGCTACCTGTAACCTCATTTTTATCAGAAAGGAGTCTTCAGTGCCAGCAGACAACCTTGAGGATGTCACAGCGACAAGTGATGCCAAGACAGAGGTGTTCAGTAAACCTACAGAGGCTAacgatgaagaggagaaaggagccATAGAGGAGCATGAGAAGGAGACTATGAAGGAGgcaaaaaagatattaaaggAAGAGCAGGAACAGAACGAGAAAGGAGAAGAGTTCAGGCCAGGGAGTGTGATAATGGACTCACAGGAAGTGGAAAGGTTCCTGAAAGAACCACAACTGAATGGCGACATGGCCGTCAGTCCTGAAACATGCCTGTGAGTGGGGATGGAGGATGTTGGACAGAATTATACTTGCAGGCTATacgcacttttttttaaataatcttaCGGCAGGATGAAGTATATTTTTGAAGTGTTCTCATGAGCACCCTACAGGATAGCTGTGCTTTTATGTCATACTGTGTGCGTGTTCATGTacaagtgttcatgtttgttgtgtgtgtgtgtgggcagggggggcgggggtgtcAGTAACACTGCCACTGGAAATCATAAGAGTTACTGTATGTTAACATTTGTCACTGGTGGTTTTATAGTGTGGTGGTTAATACTAGGCAATAGAAGAACTCAGTGAAAGCACTGCCTCGTGTATACGGTTTATATCGCAAGGTGAaagttgtatttttaatgtAGCCACCAGCAACGGTTGGCAATAGTCTGTCTTGTTGGAGTCAACAAAGGTGCAGATGGAAATAAGCTTTTGGTTATATTTGGTGCAATAATTGTATTATGCATTGTCcttacaaaagaaacaacaaaagtaaaaaacgaaataaaaaaaaaagaatttaaaatttATCCTACTAAAGTCTTAGCCAAAAATAGGGCAGCTTTGAGTTAATCCATGTACCCGTGCCAAAAAAAGTAGGCTAGTGCTAAAATTAATGCTGCATACATATACTGTGTCCAGAGTTGGGAAGTTATTCTTCTGCCTTCTTGTTCATGTGCTTTTAAGTCAGAATGTGGAAACAATATGGATATTagatatattgtatttattttttctgacatGAGAAGGCGGGACGGCCTGGCTCCTTGGAGTATGAGCAGGGCCCAAATGTTATCCACAACGTTGTGATGGTCTTCATCGCCATGTTCCACAAGGCATGTTTGAAATACTTTTGCAAGACAGTAAGGGAAACTGTAAGAATTTACACTTACATATATGCGTGTGGTTAAATATTGATATCCAGCTTGTCCCCAAAAACTACATTTGCACTTAATTCACATTGTGTGTTGCACTGGAGAAAAGAGCAAGTAGGAGAGACACTGTATCTGTCCGGGCTGTCTGACTGCAGGGCACAAATATCTAGaaatcactgtctgtctgtctgtctgtccttcgccttttcacaaaaaacaatcatttgaTCTTTTTCAAACTAACCATTTGATCATGGGATGAAATCGTCAGTGACAAAATATTGCTTTGTGAGTTTACACCCATCAGGCTGTTTTGTGTCACTATTCCACACCCCAACAATCACATTCTGAATGGACCTAAATATAGAAGACTTCAGTGAAGCATATCCGAACCGTCTACTTGCTTATTCCTCAAATCCATGTTGCCTTTATGCTTTGTATTGTCTGtcctaggtgtgtgtgtgtgtgtgtgtttcagtaaacaatattaaaggacatttttgttaattaatgaactagtttgttttgaatttcatAGAAATAATTGAATGCAAGTATAACCAATGAATAGCAATGCTACTGGCAATGGTTATAAAACTGAATTTGGCTTTATGATCATACTAACAATGCATCGGTTTTTTGATATGATTATATCACAATTGGTGTCATTCAACAATGTATGCATTATGTCAGGTCTACCAGTGGTGGAGCATCTTCTGAAAAGAAACACCTCAAGTGCCTCCCTGGGGACTTACTGATATTTACCACcctttaaaaatgttcaaagtATTTTTCTGAATTGTTGTTAACGGCACTGATACAGGGAAATTATGCATGATATGTGCAGATGAGATGCTTTACATAGTCGTCATATATCAGACTGTGCAGTCAAATGTTGTCTCTCAATGAGCTGCCAAACATGACATTATATCAACATTCAATCCTCAACTGTAGATCCTCAAACCAtagatggataaaaaaaacaacctttattaCCTTATTTAGCAGACCAATGAAAATGAATCCGTATATTCATATGATCCATGTGCAATATGAAACCTTACTAGAAGGATATAcctaaataacaaaataaactgtACATATAATGATGGTACatattaattatattacatCATCATAGTCCATAGTGCTTTGAGTTTATGCAATGAGCCAATTATGACACAGAGAAGCCACGTGCAGGCAGAGCTGTCAGAAATCATAGATCATTAATTGAAATCAGTAGTCAATTCAGAGCACAGTTCAtaacaaatattgaaataattAACTGTCTACATCGTACTGGATGTCACATGAGGGCGGCTGTGATCCCAGCCTCCCCCAGTCCGCATTGCCGATGTGTCattgagcaagacacttaaccgTGTATGAActtgtatgaatatgacagaaaaggcgctgtaaatagcagcactgtatgaatgggtgcgaatgggtgaatgtgacttgtcctgtcaagtgctttgggtggtcgataagactagaagtAGGAGTTAGAATTAACGGTAGTTCTATAAATGacctgtagggggcagcagtAAGGCTTTGCTGCGTTTTGTCTACCCCAATTTtaacaagaggaaaaagactATCGCTACGGGTTATTGGGTTATTTTGTAGTCCAGTAAGTCCTCTCTGCTTCCCGTGCAGACTCTCCGGAAGACCGCATTAAGGCCCCTCGTGGACATAGACTCCTTTGGACGGGCGCCATCGCTCACCGACTCCCCCGGGAAACCTGCCCTCTCAAATCCGGTCCACGCGTCTGCGCGTGCGGCGGAGTCCCGGGCGTTTTGACTCGACCCTCTCACCGTCACAGGTGAAACCACTGACTATCTGTGCATGTGTCGCTGACTGCAGCTAGTGACCGAGCCCCGCCGCCAGAGGAGCATCACGCTGACACATTATCTGTCAAAAGTCGTTACGGGGATGTGTCCGCGCTGGTGCGATCACCATCACGCGCGGTTTGCTAGCTAGCCGACAGCACAGACACGGCTAGCCGGTTGAATGCTACTAAGGCAGACATGGAGAAACAACAGTCAAACATGGACAAGACGAGCGAGGCTACAACATTGCTTTTCCAATAAGTAGCTGGTTACTTTTGGACGCTGCTATTATTTGCTAGTCCCCGACGTCCATAACGTTTGTCTGAAAAGATACAAATGACTTCAGTGTTGAACTTTTAGCCACCCGTCAGTCACTTTAGACACACATATTACTACAGGTCACGTATTACTGCTGGTTTGAGACTAACAAACCAACTCAGAGGCCAAGAAATACCATgttgcacatttgttttgtgtttgctaGCTAACCTGCCCATGTCACatcaaaataaagaagaaatgacTAGACTAGCTGTGCTGGTACTGTTAAGTGAGCTGAATTTTTAGCTACCTCACTAACTTAATAGACTTTTTCATAGAGATCGAGATTGGGTTGTTGAAAAGCGACACATAACATGTTGGCTTTGTGAGGCTTCAAGGCCATGTCTTATAATTCAGTGTGGTTTTTGTGAGGCCGGCCgatatatcagttggccgataatatcagcTGATATTGGCCTAACACAGACATATCTGTATCGGCCCATAATTctttattcaagttctattgatttggttgaatttggtttctttttgtctataaaaaatgatgataacaTTTGTGGTTAAACTAatatatcaagcctcaattacatttctttttcatacagGTTTGATAttgacatcttaggaatcattgacagattaatatatatatatatcagaaatctttactccctaatattgatattgGCATCAACCCAAAAATCCATATAGGTCGGTCTCTAGTTTATAGTTGAATTTCCAGAGACCCACAGCAAAGCCGGAGGAAATTTAATGAACAAATTGGATGCCAGCTTAAGTACATTTCCTCATTCTAtccagtgtgtgttgtgtttaaagCAGGAAACCACATACTTAATTCCATAACAATGTCTTGTGGTCTCTTGTGCAGGGAAGTCAACTGCGATGGCCAAGCTACAGGGCTTTGATTTCTGGAGTAAGACCCTGAAAAAGGCACGCTTTGTGGTGGCACCCATGGTGGACCAGAGCGAGCTGGCCTGGCGCCTGCTCAGCCGCCGACACGGTGCTCAGCTCTGCTACACCCCCATGTTCCACGCCCAAGTGTTTGTGCGTGACGCCAATTACAGGAGAGAGAACCTCTATAatgaggtgtgtgaggaggacaGACCTCTCATCACGCAGGTGAGGAGCTACACCAGCACCATCTTTTACAGATGGTTAATGATGGGAGATTGGATTGCTGGTGGAAACCCGCTGCATGTTACTCATGTCTGATTAAGCCGTGGAGTCACAGGCTCGTCACAAGGCATGTAATGTGAAATTACACACTTATGTAATGTAAGATGTAAATAAGTGTTCCAATCTCTCCTGTTTCAGTTTTGTGCCAATGATCCAGAGGTGTTCCTTGAGGCGGCCCTTCTGGCCCAGGACTACTGCGACGCCATCGACCTCAACCTGGGCTGTCCACAGATGATAGCTAAGAGAGGTACGCAAGTTTCTACAGAAATTAACCTTCATATATTTTTACCTAGTggttgtataaaaaaaacacagataccTACCTTTAGAATGGCATAGGAAAACTAATCTGTTCTGATGCTTGTTTCTAAGGGCACTATGGAGCCTTCTTACAGGACGAATGGGAGCTGTTGGAGAAAATGAGTATGTCTTTTCTCACGTAGGCTCAGGAAACATATCCGCACAACAGAAATTTCAGTAGCTTGCTACCCTATAACCTGaaacttcttttaaaaaaagcatgaacCATCTGTGTAGTGTcacatgttttcagttttacCGTCTAAAACTCAATTGCCACTCTTCTTCTACAGTCAGGTTAGCCAACGAAAAGCTCTCTGTGCCCATCACATGTAAGATCCGTGTGTTCAACGAGATTGAAAAAACAGTCTCCTATGCTCAGATGCTGGAGAAAGCTGGATGTCAGGTATGATCACACTTGCCTTTCCACTCTAGTCAGTCCAGCACCTATTCTCCCACAACACATCCTCTCTccttgaatacatttttcacattatattgatatttttgtatttcattgtcTCCTGTCACTGCAGTTATTTTCAATATTgacctgtttggtttgttgttgttgtgttgtaaaCTCTTTTTAAAGTTGAGGTTAAGAActtgttaaaaaacaataaaaatgtcattattaaaacaaattgtgAATTAAAAGGACTGAATGCTATTTTGTGAGGTTGtaaatatttattgtatatttctGCAACGTTGGCCATAATGCCATTTTCTGGAAGAATGAGAAAAGTCTTAAGTCCTAATTAggctttttcctcctccctttcttcccaAGCTGCTCACAGTACATGGCAGAACCAAAGACCAGAAAGGAGCCATGACGGGCATTGCTAGCTGGGAGCACATCAAGGCAGTACGGTGAGCTACCACCACTGCGGGCTTTACAATGGTCTGGGTTTAATAGATCGAATGCCTCTTTATCTAATATTTTTGATACTAAAACTAAAGCAATGACTCGCAGTGTGGAATATTAGCTGTATCCTGTAATATAAATAGATTTCCTTAATTGCTTGGTGTGCTTTTGCTTACAGGAAGGCAATTAATATTCCAGTGTTTGCTAATGGCAACATTCAGCAACTGAATGATGTGGAGCGCTGCATTCAGGAGACGGGGGTTCAGGGTGTTATGAGTGCAGGTCAGAGATCCATGTGTAgcaggtttttttgttcattacacacattttttcttaatttatcgGTCTTAATACATGATTTGGTTATAATTTGTtatgaaactttatttttatttttattctttgttttacttCTAGAGGGGAACCTCCACAACCCAGCGCTATTTGAGGGCAACAGCCCCCCAGTGTGGGAGATGGCTGAGGAGTATCTGGAGTTGGTGAAGCGGTATCCTCCCTGCACTCTGTCCTATGTACGAGCCCACCTCTTCAAGCTCTGGCACCACACGTATGTCCGTCTGCTCcagtctgagtgtgtgtatctgtgtacaTATGCAAATGCTTTGTTGGGCTGAACACAATACATGAACATTGCTTTACTGACAGCTCAGAATGGTCCTGTTAGTCCAGAGTTAAGCTAGTCCTCGTGATATTATATCCTCAAAGCTTTTACTTGTGAAATAAGAAATTCTTCCATCAAGTTATAATTGTTATAATGTCAGTCCAGTTTGATTCAACAGCAAATGTGGTTTAATACCACAGGTCCCACAACACAGAGTCCTTGAACAGCTACTTCACTTATAGAAGTGTAGTACAAGGGGTGGGTGGTGTGAAGATCTATGTttgattctgattttttttaataaggttAATATGGTGGTAGTCCTTATTTTAACTTTTCTGAATTAGCAGGACATTTCTTTACTGTTATGTTTTTGCAAAAGCGAGATGAGGCATGGTGACTTGTTGCTCTATTCAATAAACCACAACACATATTGCCATTTGCCTAGAAGAAAAGACGttattgtcatatatatattgatatcaTTAATCTGATATGGCTTCTAGACAATTCTAGGTAACACTGTACTGTTTCATTCaaattgtgtgtctgtgtgtaggttACAGCTCCACCACGACCTGAGGGAGGAGTTGGCCAAGGTGAAGAACCTCGAAAGTTTGGCAGACGTCAGCAAAAAGCTGAGGCTGCGCTGCCAGGTAACTGTTACTAAAACTAAAATTTTAGaataaaaactgaaaggaaTCAAAGCACATCTCCCCAAATCAGAAGAAGCTTCaaggaaaacattcaaatgtgcaTATTCACACAGTAAAGGTCAGGTTTTTCAGGAGTAGGCTGACCCCATGTGGATCTGTGTAATTGGGTTCAGCAGGTGACAATGACTGGTCATACTGTACATCGGTTATTAATCAGAGCTGCATGTTGTGGCTCAGTCAGTCACTGTCAGGTATCCTGATCCTCCATATAGAAACTGTTGTAAAGTTATTTTGATAATCATGAGCTTGACGTATGCTTGACCAAACATATAGCAATAGCGTGCATGCGCAAAAGAACTCAACAACGCAAATGGacacaacattttcaacaaactTGGTATGAATTTTCTTGGGAGGTTGTCTCCAAATGATTAACTTTAGGTGCTGATCGCTAAATAGGGATgcgggggacgacgacgacgacgcatGCACGCAGGACACTTGTACAGCTGAGGTCTGTACAAGTGTcctgcctgctgctgagaactgtttgcttgtgtgtgaaCACTCACAGTAAAAAAGCGATATCCACTCAGTTTAGTCCTGCCTGGTAGAAActgaacaaatatatatatgtatatatacacacatacacaaaacataTGCGGAGGATATGCATCGCCCTTCAGACGCCTCTTAATTTCTGACTGATGTGTTCTTTGTGCATTTATATTTCTTGAATTAATATGCATTTTCCTTATCCAGACAGACTGAATATGTTAATACCATGTTACTTCAGGCTGCTCACcacatgacaaataataaaaaaataaatgaataatgatcTCTGACCATGGCCCCTGTCgaataaacattttcatatctcAGCTGTTTGAGACTTATCCGAGCTGACTGTAACACTAACTAGACGCTTGATGTTTTCCTGTACCAataactgcatgtgtgtttttgcaggaaGAAATAGCCAAAGGAAAGGAtgtggaagagaaggaaggCGGCCTGCCCTTCCCCCACTGGATCTGCCAGCCGTACGTCAGACCAGTGTGAGTCACCACGTTGCTTTTACTGGTCTATATATAATCTTTTCACTGAGCCAGGTTCATAAAGTAATCATGCATCACGACACCTATCAAAGAAGGCTATATGATGGAtagtaaaaaaaggaaaatatttgtataataGTCTTACAGTTGACTGACTACACCTCACAGGCCGAAGGAGCCGGTGGCCAACGGTAAGAGCCAGGGTTCAGAGGTGAAGAAGGCTGTGTGTCAGAAGAGGGCACTGGAGGACTCCGATGGATCCGCGGACACGCTCTCCAAAaacaagcagaagaagagaTCCCGCAACCCCCACAAGAACTTCTGTTCCGAGCAGAAACGTGAGTCCAACCCACCACTTCCTGATCCAAATGCACACTGTCAAATTTGAAGTGCACAGTCTGATGGTGGCTCTCGTCTTTCTCTCCACAAGCCAAGTACATCAAATGTGAACAGTGTGGGAACCCAAAGGTAagctctgtgtgcgtgcatgtgtcaATTTGATTTAAAGTGACAGAAGAGCACTAATGGGGTTGAGTGGTCATGTACACAGATATATA from the Scophthalmus maximus strain ysfricsl-2021 chromosome 17, ASM2237912v1, whole genome shotgun sequence genome contains:
- the dus1l gene encoding tRNA-dihydrouridine(16/17) synthase [NAD(P)(+)]-like; translated protein: MAKLQGFDFWSKTLKKARFVVAPMVDQSELAWRLLSRRHGAQLCYTPMFHAQVFVRDANYRRENLYNEVCEEDRPLITQFCANDPEVFLEAALLAQDYCDAIDLNLGCPQMIAKRGHYGAFLQDEWELLEKMIRLANEKLSVPITCKIRVFNEIEKTVSYAQMLEKAGCQLLTVHGRTKDQKGAMTGIASWEHIKAVRKAINIPVFANGNIQQLNDVERCIQETGVQGVMSAEGNLHNPALFEGNSPPVWEMAEEYLELVKRYPPCTLSYVRAHLFKLWHHTLQLHHDLREELAKVKNLESLADVSKKLRLRCQEEIAKGKDVEEKEGGLPFPHWICQPYVRPVPKEPVANGKSQGSEVKKAVCQKRALEDSDGSADTLSKNKQKKRSRNPHKNFCSEQKPKYIKCEQCGNPKGNKCVFNLCRGCCKKKAFKEVADCPSHGLRFKAKAEKLKADEDNGKEASATETERDGSPPQPVLRQATELQLQPHAHVPL
- the slc16a3a gene encoding monocarboxylate transporter 4-like translates to MGGVALDVGADGVKAPDGGWGWAVLSGCFVITGFSYAFPKAISVFFKELIREFGVGYSDTAWISSILLAMLYGTGPLCSVLVNRFGCRPVMMVGGLFASLGMILASFSTSIIHIYLSTGVITGLGLALNFQPSLIMLNRYFSEKRPLANGLSAAGSPVALCCLSPLGQVLQYQYGWRGGFLILGGILLNCCVCGALMRPLAAPKTLKAKDVEQDKEEGSVGAEKKQQPKAKLLDFSVFKDCGFLIYTVAASIMVLGLFVPPVFFVSYAKELGNEDTKSALLLTILGFIDIFARPTCGVIAGLKWVRPRCVYFFSFALICNGVTDLIGSQAKDYSSLVIFCIFFGLSYGMVGALQFEVLMTIVGTEKFSSAIGLVLLIEAIAVLVGPPGAGRLLDATKNYMWVFLLAGSEVVLSALVLATCNLIFIRKESSVPADNLEDVTATSDAKTEVFSKPTEANDEEEKGAIEEHEKETMKEAKKILKEEQEQNEKGEEFRPGSVIMDSQEVERFLKEPQLNGDMAVSPETCL